A region from the Medicago truncatula cultivar Jemalong A17 chromosome 6, MtrunA17r5.0-ANR, whole genome shotgun sequence genome encodes:
- the LOC25495111 gene encoding uncharacterized protein produces MESEDDEWELCYDDGFVYKRRKRRRLNSPEPSTAPDQNALEKLRKERKKTTLLKLKSKYEKEIVQWQHLSNTLSALQLSSSNQLNEQQQQQNQNLSIPSTSGSAESSLLDDLLSQVEAQEAIIHDISNLCDVAEAMCSKQEEQYKQSLFDLPIWSTPLELMQVLCYDD; encoded by the exons ATGGAATCCGAAGACGACGAATGGGAGCTTTGCTACGACGACGGCTTCGTCTACAAACGCCGCAAACGCCGTCGTCTCAACTCACCGGAACCCTCAACAGCACCAGATCAGAACGCGTTAGAGAAGTTACGAAAAGAACGAAAGAAAACGACGCTTTTGAAGCTTAAATCCAAGTATGAAAAGGAAATTGTTCAGTGGCAACATTTATCAAACACCTTAAGTGCATTGCAgctttcttcttcaaatcaGCTTAATGAGCAGCAACAGcagcaaaatcaaaacttgtCGATTCCTTCTACTTCTGGATCTGCTGAATCGTCTCTTCTTGATGATCTTCTCTCTCAG GTGGAAGCTCAGGAAGCAATCATTCATGATATTTCCAATTTATGCGACGTAGCCGAAGCAATGTGTTCTAAACAAGAAGAACAatataaacaatctttgtttGATCTACCAATCTGGTCTACACCACTTGAGCTAATGCAAGTGTTATGCTATGATGATTGA
- the LOC25495112 gene encoding glucuronokinase 1, with the protein MEGGGDDDHAAAAAVVIEHKAYARVGLLGNPSDVYYGNTIAFSISNFFATVKLIPSIELIIQPHPTHDLVNFSSNHQLVDRINAEGYYGGVRLLMAIYKVFYNYCKDNNIHLHHTNFTLSYDTNIPRQSGLSGSSGIVCAALNCFLDFYKVRHLIKVEVRPNLILAAEKELGIVAGLQDRVAQVYGGLVYMDFNKENMDKLGHGIYIPMDLSLLPPLYLIYAANPSDSGKVHSKVRQRWLDGDEFIVTSMLEVACIAKEGKTALEEKNYSKLAALMNRNFDLRRLMFGDDALGDVNIKMVEVARKVGAASKFTGSGGAVVAYCPEGTSQAKLLEDECHKAGFVLIPLEPFPSRLNEADLKILKM; encoded by the exons ATGGAAGGAGGTGGTGATGATGATCATGCAGCGGCGGCGGCGGTGGTGATTGAACACAAAGCATATGCAAGAGTTGGATTGTTAGGAAATCCAAGCGATGTATATTACGGCAATACTATCGCTTTCAGTATTTCCAATTTCTTTGCCACCGTTAAGCTCATTCCTTCCATTGAACTCATCATTCAACCTCATCCTACTCATGATCTTGTCAACTTCTCTTCCAATCATCAATTG GTTGATAGGATAAATGCTGAAGGTTATTATGGAGGAGTTCGATTGCTTATGGCTATTTATAaagttttttataattattgtaaagataataatattcatcttcatcatacCAATTTCACTCTTTCCTATGATACTAACATCCCTCGTCAG AGTGGACTTTCGGGCTCTAGTGGGATTGTGTGTGCTGCCTTGAACTGCTTTCTTGATTTCTACAAAGTCAGGCATCTAATCAAGGTGGAGGTGAGGCCTAACCTTATCCTTGCCGCAGAGAAAGAACTTGGAATAGTTGCAGGTCTTCAAGATCGGGTGGCGCAAGTTTATGGTGGACTAGTTTACATG GACTTCAACAAGGAAAACATGGATAAACTAGGGCATGGAATTTATATACCAATGGATTTGAGTCTGCTCCCACCTCTATACCTTATCTATGCAGCGAATCCTAGTGATTCTGGGAAG GTTCATAGTAAAGTACGGCAGAGGTGGCTTGATGGTGATGAGTTCATTGTGACATCAATGCTTGAAGTGGCATGTATTGCGAAAGAAGGAAAGACTGCATTAGAAGAAAAGAACTATTCCAAACTGGCAGCCCTCATGAATCGAAATTTTGACCTGCGAAG GTTAATGTTTGGAGATGATGCACTTGGTGATGTGAACATAAAAATGGTAGAGGTTGCTAGGAAGGTTGGAGCGGCGTCAAAATTTACAGGTAGCGGAGGAGCTGTTGTTGCATATTGTCCTGAGGGGACTTCTCAAGCAAAGCTTCTTGAGGATGAATGTCATAAAGCAGGATTTGTTTTGATACCTCTTGAACCTTTTCCTTCTCGTTTAAATGAAGCGGACTTGAAAATCTTGAAGATGTAA